From the Cucurbita pepo subsp. pepo cultivar mu-cu-16 chromosome LG05, ASM280686v2, whole genome shotgun sequence genome, one window contains:
- the LOC111795427 gene encoding pyruvate kinase, cytosolic isozyme, giving the protein MDGLVIEKKPKTKIVCTLGPASRSVPMVEKLLKAGMNVARFNFSHGSHEYHQETLDNLRAAMENTGILCAVMLDTKGPEIRTGFLKDGKPIQLTQGQEITISTDYSLKGDENMICMSYKKLAEDVKPGSVILCSDGTISFSVLSCDKESGLVRCRCENSAVLGERKNVNLPGVIVDLPTLTEKDKEDILQWGVPNNIDMIALSFVRKGSDLVEVRKLLGKHAKSILLMSKVENQEGVANFDDILANSDAFMVARGDLGMEIPIEKIFLAQKVMIYKCNIQGKPVVTATQMLESMIKSPRPTRAEATDVANAVLDGTDCVMLSGETAAGAYPELAVRTMAKICVEAESTLNYGDVFKRIMEHSPVPMSPLESLASSAVRTANSAKAALILVLTRGGSTAKLVAKYRPGTPILSVVVPEIKTDSFDWSCSDEAPARHSLIFRGLVPVLSTASARSSNAETTEEAIEFAIQHAKLKGLCKNGDSVVALHRVGTASVIKILTVK; this is encoded by the exons ATGGACGGATTAGTGATTGAGAAGAAGCCGAAGACTAAGATTGTCTGCACTTTGGGGCCGGCATCCAGGTCTGTGCCCATGGTCGAGAAGCTTTTGAAGGCTGGGATGAATGTTGCTCGTTTCAACTTCTCTCATGGATCCCACGAGTATCACCAGGAGACACTCGACAATCTCCGCGCTGCGATGGAAAATACCGGTATTCTCTGCGCCGTCATGCTTGACACCAAG GGCCCGGAGATTCGAACTGGATTTCTGAAAGACGGAAAACCCATCCAACTAACACAGGGACAGGAGATAACTATATCTACCGACTACAGCTTGAAGGGCGATGAGAATATGATATGTATGAGCTACAAAAAGTTAGCTGAGGATGTAAAGCCAGGGAGTGTAATACTTTGTTCAGATGGAACAATCTCATTTTCGGTTCTATCTTGTGATAAAGAATCAGGTTTGGTACGATGTCGCTGTGAGAACTCTGCAGTTCTtggtgaaagaaaaaatgttaacCTGCCTGGAGTTATAGTGGATCTCCCTACCCTAACAGAGAAAGATAAGGAAGATATACTACAATGGGGGGTTCCTAATAACATTGATATGATTGCTCTATCTTTCGTTCGGAAAGGTTCTGATCTTGTGGAGGTCCGGAAGTTGCTTGGAAAGCATGCCAAGAGTATTCTCCTCATGTCTAAG GTTGAGAATCAAGAAGGTGTGGCAAATTTTGACGACATACTAGCCAATTCAGATGCGTTTATGGTGGCACGTGGTGACTTGGGAATGGAAATTCCGATTGAGAAGATATTTCTGGCGCAGAAAGTGATGATATACAAGTGCAACATCCAGGGAAAACCTGTTGTCACAGCTACACAGATGTTGGAATCGATGATTAAATCTCCAAGACCAACTAGAGCCGAAGCCACCGATGTTGCGAATGCTGTTCTCGATGGAACCGATTGCGTTATGTTAAGTGGTGAAACAGCTGCTGGAGCATATCCTGAACTTGCTGTTAGAACAATGGCAAAAATATGTGTTGAAGCTGAAAGCACCCTTAATTATGGAGATGtctttaaaagaattatggaACACTCCCCAGTTCCCATGAGCCCATTAGAAAGCCTTGCTTCTTCTGCTGTTAGGACTGCAAACTCTGCCAAGGCAGCTCTTATCCTTGTCCTAACCAGAGGAGGCAGCACAGCAAAATTGGTGGCCAAGTATAGACCAGGAACACCCATCTTGTCCGTGGTCGTCCCCGAGATTAAGACAGATTCATTTGACTGGTCGTGCAGCGATGAAGCTCCAGCAAGGCATAGCTTAATCTTCCGTGGCTTGGTACCGGTTCTTAGCACAGCATCAGCAAGGTCGTCAAATGCCGAGACAACGGAAGAAGCAATAGAGTTCGCTATTCAGCATGCTAAGTTGAAGGGCCTCTGCAAGAATGGAGATTCTGTCGTGGCGCTTCATCGCGTTGGAACAGCATCTGTGATCAAGATTTTGACTGTGAAGTAG